A region of Amyelois transitella isolate CPQ chromosome 19, ilAmyTran1.1, whole genome shotgun sequence DNA encodes the following proteins:
- the LOC106132718 gene encoding cuticle protein 7 translates to MQGSCQVKRYLSAYPSISCLLAAVAVTTANPPLALSYAPITTIERIPDPSYKFNYAVNDPVTGDNKGQWETRHGDVVHGAYSLVEPDGNIRVVEYTADPLRGFNAVVKRTGPNIHSVALPAVKPVITDVRPVVHAPVVEAAPIAPIVDIAPIAPLVHTPIVEPLLHTAPLIHHFPTLDYLPLYPLPAKPWLSISGTKYDGHSGNIVRRWAVGPIDMHGKTLTVKTKH, encoded by the exons atgcagggatcgtgccaagtgaaaagatacctctctgcctacccttcg atatcGTGCCTCTTAGCTGCGGTCGCGGTGACCACTGCGAATCCGCCACTAGCATTATCGTATGCTCCCATTACTACCATTGAGAGAATT cCAGATCCAAGCTACAAGTTCAACTATGCGGTCAATGACCCCGTTACTGGCGACAATAAGGGCCAATGGGAGACGAGGCACGGCGACGTCGTGCACGGAGCCTACTCGCTCGTCGAGCCCGACGGCAACATCCGAGTCGTGGAGTACACCGCGGACCCTCTGAGAGGGTTCAACGCTGTGGTCAAGAGAACTGGACCCAACATACACTCCGTCGCACTACCGGCCGTCAAACCCGTCATCACAGATGTCAGACCAGTCGTGCACGCCCCGGTGGTCGAAGCGGCACCTATTGCCCCAATCGTGGATATAGCCCCGATCGCCCCACTGGTCCATACACCAATCGTCGAACCTCTGCTCCACACGGCACCTCTGATCCACCACTTCCCAACATTGGACTACTTGCCGCTGTACCCCCTACCCGCTAAACCCTGGCTCTCGATCTCAGGCACTAAGTATGATGGACATTCAGGCAATATCGTCCGCCGATGGGCCGTCGGACCCATCGATATGCACGGAAAGACTTTGACTGTCAAGACCAAACATTGA